In Chloroflexota bacterium, the following proteins share a genomic window:
- a CDS encoding DUF2085 domain-containing protein — MHGDAQRPKVSGLARDLVIAADQAIYVLSRHWLLVANLLAAIYAGLPLLSPYLKSRGLEFAGQLIFAAYRVACHQRPERSFFVFGHQMAYCQRDTATYTTVVLAGIAYALLRPRVKGLSLKAAALLVLPMAVDGAGQFFGLWVSTWWSRVITGALFGFALVWLVYPLIDEGLAEARKEIEARFAKAGLPLPGLKREA, encoded by the coding sequence ATGCACGGCGACGCGCAACGCCCCAAGGTGTCGGGCCTGGCAAGAGATCTCGTGATCGCCGCCGATCAGGCCATCTATGTGCTGTCGCGGCACTGGTTGCTGGTGGCGAATCTTCTCGCCGCCATCTACGCGGGGCTTCCGCTCCTGTCACCGTACCTGAAGTCCAGGGGGCTAGAGTTTGCAGGGCAACTCATCTTCGCGGCGTATCGCGTGGCCTGCCACCAGCGGCCCGAGCGGTCGTTCTTCGTCTTCGGCCACCAGATGGCCTACTGCCAGCGGGACACGGCCACGTACACCACCGTGGTGCTGGCGGGTATCGCCTACGCCCTGCTGCGGCCGCGGGTGAAGGGGCTGTCGCTCAAGGCTGCCGCGCTGCTCGTCCTGCCGATGGCGGTGGACGGCGCAGGCCAGTTCTTCGGCTTGTGGGTGAGCACGTGGTGGTCGCGGGTCATCACGGGCGCGCTATTCGGGTTTGCGCTGGTGTGGCTTGTGTATCCGCTCATAGACGAGGGGCTGGCGGAGGCCCGCAAGGAGATAGAGGCGCGGTTCGCGAAGGCAGGGCTTCCGCTGCCGGGCCTCAAGCGAGAAGCCTGA
- a CDS encoding biotin--[acetyl-CoA-carboxylase] ligase, translating to MEAELSQEVVENSLADVPFVSRALYLPSTTSTNDVLKRLASEGAPEGTLILADEQTAGRGRLNRRWVAPAGSSLLFSVLFRPPASAQAHSPLTYTMLCSLAVRDAVAETLGVSIGIKWPNDLVHAGRKLGGILTEISTDARGGGYVVVGIGLNVNWDPSAAEFDSPATSIRNAVGHPVARADLLRVIVERIAERYAALRAGRSPVREWESALDTIGRAVAVELPGERITGVAVGVDADGALLVQADDGLRRIIAGDVRVRDSAVAP from the coding sequence GTGGAAGCCGAACTGTCCCAAGAGGTTGTGGAGAACTCGTTGGCGGACGTGCCCTTCGTATCGCGCGCGCTTTATCTTCCATCCACAACCTCCACCAACGACGTGCTCAAGCGCCTGGCGTCCGAGGGGGCGCCGGAGGGGACGCTCATCCTGGCCGACGAGCAGACCGCCGGGCGCGGGCGGCTGAACCGCCGATGGGTTGCGCCCGCCGGCAGCAGTCTGTTGTTCTCCGTCCTGTTTCGCCCCCCCGCGTCGGCGCAGGCCCATTCGCCCTTGACCTACACGATGCTCTGCTCGCTGGCCGTGCGCGACGCTGTCGCCGAGACCCTGGGGGTCTCCATCGGCATCAAGTGGCCCAACGACCTGGTGCACGCTGGGCGCAAACTGGGCGGCATCCTCACCGAAATCAGCACGGACGCCCGGGGCGGGGGCTATGTCGTCGTGGGCATCGGCCTCAACGTGAACTGGGATCCATCCGCCGCCGAGTTTGACTCCCCCGCCACGAGTATCCGCAACGCCGTCGGCCACCCCGTGGCGCGCGCAGACCTCTTGCGCGTCATCGTGGAGCGAATCGCCGAACGCTATGCGGCGCTGCGCGCGGGCCGGTCGCCGGTGCGCGAATGGGAATCCGCGCTGGATACCATCGGCCGCGCGGTGGCGGTGGAACTTCCCGGCGAGCGCATCACAGGTGTGGCCGTGGGCGTGGACGCCGACGGCGCGCTCCTGGTGCAGGCGGATGATGGCCTGCGCCGCATCATCGCGGGCGACGTGCGCGTGCGAGATTCGGCCGTCGCCCCGTAA
- a CDS encoding glycosyltransferase family 39 protein, protein MTRRRSVWLLLALVLALAAFLRFYRIGAQSLWNDEGTSAALALRDLATITRDAAHDIHPPLYYWLLHFWVRLWGTGELALRSLSALLGVATVALVFLIGDSLFGAGVGLLAAFLAAISPFQVYYSQETRMYMLLAAVVCLGTYALVRYVRAEASHRGAHGDLSAVSGVKGFSVLYALAVVMGLYTHYSFPMLWGVWNLAYLAFWLWHRGGTGRLLRWAAIQAAAFALYIPWLPTGLRQMTQWPAISEPHSLAFFVKDAFVLLVGGHSLTLSRSDLLVLAAALGVVALVGLLPLRRAANGRADLPWWWRTGLVGTWLAVPVLAQWALSLLKPAYRPKFFLICAPAFALLVARGALWPAQRRPRGLGKVWAQAWLLLAVVALASTGAQALQNYYFDPAYARDDYRAIARYVEAFGGPDDAVLINAPSQVETFTLYYKGASPVYPLPRQRPLDRAATEGDLQQMIAGRERVFAIFWATDESDPEWFVESWMDSHAFKASDDWFGNVRFVVYAVPTKPMAQIAHPLDARLGDSIRLRGYSLLSEDVPSGGIVQITLFWEALDAISERYKVFVHLLDAGGHVVGQRDAEPVGGAAMTTTWKVGDQIADNYGVPVPPGAPPGEYRLEIGMYRMSDGARLPISLNGADAGDHLLLDPIRVSRAPRQPPLSAIPMQKRLSARFGPLELGGVDVHKLGFEGQRVDIRPGDVVHLTLFWRAATAPGADYEMTIGDRGAALSSTGQPAEGRYPTSLWAEGEVVRDDRFMLIPADLPAGRYDLYLSARALPDGKWSEAMFLCTLKVVR, encoded by the coding sequence ATGACGCGACGGCGTTCGGTGTGGCTGCTCCTGGCGCTTGTGCTGGCGCTGGCGGCGTTCCTGCGCTTCTACCGCATCGGCGCGCAAAGCCTGTGGAACGACGAGGGCACCAGCGCGGCGCTGGCCCTGCGCGACCTGGCCACCATCACGCGCGACGCGGCGCATGACATCCACCCGCCGCTGTACTACTGGCTGCTGCACTTTTGGGTGCGCCTGTGGGGCACGGGCGAACTGGCCCTGCGGTCGCTGTCGGCATTGTTGGGCGTCGCGACCGTGGCCCTCGTCTTCCTCATCGGCGACAGCCTGTTCGGCGCGGGCGTGGGGCTTCTGGCTGCGTTCCTGGCGGCGATTTCGCCGTTCCAGGTGTACTACTCCCAGGAGACGCGCATGTACATGCTCCTGGCTGCCGTCGTCTGCCTGGGCACCTACGCCCTCGTGCGCTACGTGAGGGCTGAAGCCTCTCACCGTGGAGCGCACGGAGACCTCTCCGCCGTCTCTGGGGTGAAGGGGTTCTCCGTCCTCTACGCCCTGGCGGTGGTCATGGGGCTGTACACCCACTACTCGTTCCCCATGCTGTGGGGCGTGTGGAACCTGGCGTATCTCGCGTTTTGGCTGTGGCACCGCGGCGGGACAGGCCGCCTGCTCCGATGGGCCGCGATTCAAGCGGCGGCGTTCGCCCTGTACATCCCGTGGCTGCCCACGGGCTTGCGCCAGATGACGCAGTGGCCCGCCATCAGCGAACCTCATTCGCTGGCGTTCTTCGTCAAGGATGCGTTCGTCCTGCTGGTGGGCGGGCACTCGCTGACCCTGAGCCGCTCCGATCTCCTTGTCCTGGCGGCGGCGCTGGGCGTGGTCGCGCTGGTGGGCCTCCTACCGCTGCGCCGCGCGGCGAACGGGCGAGCCGACCTGCCCTGGTGGTGGCGAACAGGGCTAGTCGGCACGTGGCTGGCGGTGCCCGTCCTGGCGCAGTGGGCGCTGTCGCTGCTGAAGCCGGCCTACAGGCCCAAGTTCTTCCTGATCTGCGCGCCCGCGTTTGCGCTCCTGGTGGCGCGCGGTGCGCTGTGGCCCGCACAGCGCCGGCCGCGGGGGTTGGGCAAGGTCTGGGCGCAGGCGTGGCTGCTGCTGGCGGTTGTCGCGCTGGCGAGCACCGGCGCCCAGGCGCTGCAAAACTACTACTTTGACCCCGCATACGCCCGCGATGACTACCGCGCCATCGCCCGCTATGTGGAAGCCTTCGGCGGGCCGGACGACGCGGTGCTCATCAACGCGCCAAGCCAGGTGGAAACGTTCACCCTGTACTACAAGGGCGCCAGCCCGGTCTATCCACTGCCCCGTCAACGCCCGCTGGACAGGGCCGCGACCGAGGGCGACCTCCAGCAGATGATTGCCGGCAGGGAGCGCGTCTTCGCCATCTTCTGGGCCACCGACGAGAGCGACCCGGAATGGTTCGTTGAGTCCTGGATGGACAGTCATGCGTTCAAGGCGTCGGACGACTGGTTCGGCAACGTGCGGTTCGTCGTGTACGCCGTGCCCACGAAGCCGATGGCCCAGATTGCCCACCCGCTGGACGCCCGCCTGGGGGATAGCATCCGCCTGCGCGGCTACAGCCTGCTGAGCGAGGACGTGCCCTCGGGCGGCATCGTGCAGATCACGCTGTTCTGGGAGGCGCTGGACGCCATATCCGAGCGGTACAAGGTCTTCGTGCATCTGCTGGACGCGGGCGGCCACGTGGTGGGCCAGCGCGACGCCGAACCCGTGGGCGGGGCCGCCATGACGACGACGTGGAAGGTTGGCGACCAAATCGCCGACAACTATGGCGTGCCCGTGCCGCCCGGGGCCCCGCCCGGCGAATACCGGCTGGAAATCGGGATGTATCGGATGAGCGATGGGGCGCGCCTGCCCATCTCCCTGAACGGGGCCGACGCAGGCGACCACCTGCTTCTTGACCCGATTCGCGTGTCCAGAGCGCCGCGCCAACCGCCGCTGTCGGCCATCCCGATGCAGAAGCGCCTCTCGGCCCGCTTCGGCCCGCTGGAACTGGGCGGCGTGGACGTGCACAAGTTGGGGTTTGAGGGCCAGCGGGTGGACATTCGGCCAGGCGACGTGGTGCACCTCACGCTATTCTGGCGGGCGGCCACCGCCCCTGGCGCGGACTACGAGATGACCATCGGCGACCGAGGCGCGGCGCTTTCCAGCACGGGCCAGCCCGCCGAGGGCCGCTATCCCACGTCGCTCTGGGCCGAGGGCGAGGTGGTGCGCGACGACCGCTTTATGTTGATCCCTGCGGACCTGCCGGCGGGGCGCTACGACCTGTACCTGTCGGCGCGCGCGCTCCCCGACGGCAAATGGAGCGAGGCGATGTTCCTGTGTACGCTCAAGGTGGTGCGATAA
- a CDS encoding glycosyltransferase produces MKVSVIATVLNERESIGALLDSLAAQTRPPDEIVIVDGGSTDGTLDILGRYLERLPLRLLFQPGANISQGRNYAIRNATGEIIASTDAGTRLVPEWLAEIVAPIERGEAPVSAGFFVSDPRTVFELALGATTLPDLRDIRPDRFLPSSRSVAFLKRAWEEVGGYPEWLDYCEDLIFDFALRRRYGAFAFAPRAIAHFRPRPNLRAFARQYYRYARGDGKADLWRERQAARYGTYFVAVPLIAVAGLALHPAVWLLYLLGAAAMLRTPYRRLLPRLAGLSAADKARAILWVPVIRVTGDWAKMVGYPVGALWRLRHRKEIPPHPHRP; encoded by the coding sequence ATGAAAGTGTCGGTGATCGCCACGGTCTTGAACGAGCGCGAAAGCATCGGCGCGCTGCTGGATTCCCTCGCGGCTCAGACGCGCCCGCCGGATGAGATCGTCATCGTGGATGGCGGCTCCACCGACGGCACGCTGGACATTCTCGGCCGCTATCTGGAGCGGCTGCCGCTGCGGTTGCTGTTTCAGCCGGGGGCCAACATCTCGCAGGGGCGCAACTACGCCATTCGCAACGCCACCGGCGAGATTATCGCTTCCACCGACGCGGGCACGCGGCTGGTTCCCGAGTGGCTCGCCGAGATTGTCGCGCCCATTGAGCGCGGCGAGGCGCCTGTCAGCGCAGGGTTCTTCGTGTCGGATCCGCGGACGGTCTTTGAACTCGCGCTCGGGGCCACGACGCTCCCCGACCTGCGGGACATCCGCCCGGACCGATTTCTGCCATCCAGCCGCTCGGTGGCGTTCCTCAAGCGCGCATGGGAAGAAGTGGGCGGCTACCCCGAATGGCTGGACTATTGCGAGGACTTGATCTTTGACTTTGCGCTCCGCCGGCGCTACGGGGCCTTCGCCTTCGCGCCCAGGGCCATCGCCCACTTTCGCCCCAGGCCGAACCTGCGCGCCTTCGCGCGGCAGTACTATCGCTACGCTCGCGGCGATGGCAAGGCCGACCTGTGGCGGGAGCGCCAGGCGGCCCGCTATGGGACCTATTTCGTCGCCGTGCCGTTGATTGCGGTGGCGGGGCTGGCGCTTCATCCTGCCGTCTGGCTCCTGTACCTGCTGGGGGCGGCGGCCATGCTGCGCACGCCGTACCGGCGGCTTCTCCCGCGCCTGGCGGGACTCTCCGCCGCCGACAAGGCCAGGGCCATCCTGTGGGTGCCCGTCATCCGCGTTACCGGCGACTGGGCCAAGATGGTGGGGTATCCCGTGGGCGCGCTGTGGCGCTTGCGGCACCGCAAGGAGATTCCGCCCCACCCCCACCGCCCCTGA
- a CDS encoding ATP-binding protein: MRRIDEILKGMTPDSAPRGTGDTRPTERSDEDVCPICGGTGLLLPDLPVDHPDFGHAVPCQCALRKLEERRQEHLRKWSDLGALSHMTFENFTPGGRQHTPAQQRNLQMAYERARAFAENPQGWLVFRGGFGSGKTHLAAAIANYRLALGEAVVFAVVPDLLDYLRASFSPTSEAPFDERFQSILDTPLLVLDDLGTQSSTPWAQEKLFQILNHRYNRRQPTVITMNCELDEIDLRLRSRLLDLDLVEHVVLQVPDYRGAEPGGIAELDALALYTEMTFERFDLRQNEQGLTAEQRENLREAFAFAKQYAQSPDGWVVFQGVYGCGKTHLAAAIANYRHAQGEPVVFVVVPDLLDHLRATFSPLSPVSYDRRLEEVKMAKFLVLDDLGTESATPWAREKLYQICNYRYLARLPTVFTTSQDMDKLDPRLRIRMLDKTRCTVVQIKAPAYRGQARSDSPGRPRSRTRP; encoded by the coding sequence ATGAGGCGAATTGACGAGATTCTCAAAGGGATGACCCCAGACTCCGCGCCCCGAGGCACGGGCGACACTCGGCCGACGGAGCGCTCCGACGAGGACGTGTGCCCCATCTGCGGCGGCACGGGCCTGCTCCTGCCCGACCTGCCCGTGGATCACCCCGATTTCGGCCACGCGGTCCCGTGCCAGTGCGCGCTCCGCAAACTGGAAGAGCGCAGGCAGGAACACCTCCGCAAGTGGAGCGACCTGGGCGCCCTGTCCCACATGACCTTTGAGAACTTCACACCAGGCGGCCGCCAGCACACGCCGGCCCAGCAGCGCAACTTGCAGATGGCCTACGAGCGGGCGCGCGCCTTCGCCGAGAACCCCCAGGGCTGGCTGGTGTTCCGCGGCGGGTTCGGGTCGGGCAAGACCCATCTGGCCGCCGCCATCGCCAACTACCGCCTGGCGCTTGGGGAAGCGGTCGTCTTCGCCGTGGTGCCCGACCTGCTGGACTACCTGCGCGCCAGTTTCAGCCCCACCAGCGAGGCGCCGTTTGACGAGCGCTTCCAGAGCATCCTGGACACGCCGCTCCTGGTGCTGGACGACCTGGGCACCCAGAGTTCCACGCCCTGGGCGCAGGAAAAACTCTTCCAGATTCTCAACCACCGCTATAATCGGCGACAGCCCACGGTCATCACCATGAACTGCGAACTGGACGAGATAGACCTGCGCCTGCGCTCGCGCCTGCTGGACCTGGACCTGGTGGAGCATGTGGTGCTGCAGGTGCCCGACTACCGCGGCGCGGAACCCGGCGGAATAGCCGAACTAGACGCGCTGGCCCTCTACACAGAGATGACCTTTGAGCGATTTGACCTGCGCCAGAACGAGCAGGGCCTCACGGCCGAGCAGCGGGAGAATCTGCGAGAGGCCTTCGCCTTCGCCAAGCAATACGCGCAAAGCCCCGACGGCTGGGTGGTGTTTCAGGGCGTGTACGGGTGCGGCAAGACCCACCTGGCCGCGGCCATCGCCAACTATCGCCACGCCCAGGGCGAGCCGGTGGTGTTCGTCGTCGTGCCCGACCTGCTGGACCACCTGCGGGCCACGTTCAGCCCGTTGAGTCCCGTGTCCTACGACCGCCGCCTGGAAGAGGTGAAGATGGCCAAGTTCCTGGTGCTGGACGACCTGGGGACCGAGAGCGCGACGCCCTGGGCCCGCGAGAAACTGTACCAAATCTGCAACTACCGCTATCTGGCGCGCCTGCCTACCGTCTTCACCACCAGCCAAGACATGGACAAACTGGACCCGCGCCTGCGCATTCGCATGCTGGACAAGACCCGCTGCACGGTGGTGCAGATCAAGGCGCCCGCCTACCGGGGGCAGGCCAGGAGCGACAGCCCCGGCCGACCGCGCTCGCGCACCCGACCCTAG
- a CDS encoding DnaD domain protein — MSGSEREEKRIRPFAGLPDGRIATTALPNVLFSELLADCDDLAELKVTFHIFWTLARRPRRFPGMRLDELRRDPLLRHSLSILGGDPADMLERALQRAVARGSLLRVRGRRAGQEETWFFANSPKGRHAVEQLTRGEQGFEPSVGETFEGTPPSRPSIFALYEQNVGLVQPIIAQELIEAEETYPAAWIEDAFRIAAERNVRNWRYVRAILERWASEGKDDEAN, encoded by the coding sequence ATGAGCGGTTCCGAGCGTGAGGAGAAGCGCATACGCCCGTTCGCAGGGCTGCCCGATGGCCGTATCGCCACGACGGCCCTGCCCAACGTGCTTTTCTCCGAACTCCTGGCGGATTGCGACGACCTGGCAGAACTGAAGGTTACCTTTCACATCTTCTGGACGCTGGCGCGGCGGCCGCGCCGATTCCCAGGGATGCGGCTGGACGAACTCAGGCGCGACCCGCTGCTGCGCCATAGCCTCAGCATCCTGGGCGGCGACCCGGCCGACATGTTAGAGCGCGCGCTCCAAAGGGCCGTGGCGCGGGGTTCGCTGCTGCGCGTGCGAGGGCGCCGCGCGGGCCAGGAAGAAACCTGGTTTTTCGCCAATAGCCCCAAGGGGCGCCATGCCGTGGAGCAACTCACGCGCGGCGAGCAGGGGTTTGAGCCTTCGGTCGGCGAGACGTTTGAGGGCACGCCCCCTTCTCGCCCCAGCATCTTCGCCCTGTACGAGCAGAACGTGGGGCTGGTGCAGCCCATCATCGCGCAGGAGTTGATAGAGGCCGAGGAGACGTATCCCGCCGCCTGGATTGAGGACGCCTTCCGCATCGCCGCCGAGCGCAACGTTCGCAACTGGCGGTACGTGCGGGCGATTCTGGAACGGTGGGCCAGCGAGGGCAAAGACGATGAGGCGAATTGA
- a CDS encoding sodium:calcium antiporter has product MVWIQFIVSAAVVVVAAIKLAEYGDAISVRTRLGGMFIGTLLMAGATSLPELLTTINSLDQNVPSLAVGNVFGSNMFNMFLLAALDAVFWQARILRRVATKHALTASLAVFIAALSIFFILADIDVRIGWVGLDSLLIIVTYVVAVRLLQGDAPRAATGAAEADVTGVPTLPWALVGFAAASGVLVLTTPHLVRSSVGIAEITGLSTGFVGALLVAIVTSLPELTAIIAAARLGAYDLAVGNLFGSNLFNVFILGMTDVFYLPGRFLGTVDSAFAIAGLLGLLLTALGLINNLARAERRILFVEVDALLLMMGYVGGMWYLYARGIG; this is encoded by the coding sequence ATGGTCTGGATACAGTTCATCGTCAGCGCCGCCGTCGTCGTGGTCGCGGCCATCAAACTCGCCGAGTACGGCGATGCCATCTCCGTTCGCACGCGGCTGGGCGGCATGTTCATCGGAACTTTGCTGATGGCGGGGGCCACATCGCTCCCCGAACTGCTCACCACGATCAACTCGCTGGACCAGAACGTGCCCAGTCTGGCGGTGGGCAATGTGTTCGGCAGCAACATGTTCAACATGTTTCTGCTGGCCGCGCTGGACGCCGTCTTCTGGCAGGCCCGCATCCTGCGGCGGGTGGCCACGAAGCACGCGCTCACGGCCAGCCTGGCCGTCTTCATCGCGGCGCTGTCCATCTTTTTCATCCTGGCCGACATTGACGTGCGCATAGGCTGGGTGGGGCTGGACAGCCTTCTGATCATCGTTACCTACGTCGTCGCCGTGCGGCTGCTTCAAGGCGACGCGCCCAGAGCCGCCACCGGCGCCGCAGAGGCCGACGTTACGGGCGTGCCCACCCTGCCGTGGGCGCTCGTGGGGTTCGCCGCGGCCAGCGGCGTGCTGGTGCTCACCACGCCACACCTGGTGCGTAGCAGCGTAGGCATCGCCGAGATCACGGGCTTGAGCACGGGGTTCGTCGGGGCCCTCCTCGTGGCGATCGTTACGTCGCTGCCAGAGTTGACCGCCATCATCGCGGCGGCGCGCCTGGGCGCCTATGACCTGGCCGTGGGCAACTTGTTCGGCAGCAACCTGTTCAACGTCTTCATCCTCGGCATGACGGACGTCTTCTACCTGCCCGGTCGGTTTCTGGGCACGGTGGACTCGGCTTTCGCCATCGCGGGGCTGTTGGGGCTTCTGCTGACCGCGCTGGGCCTCATCAACAACCTGGCTCGAGCCGAACGCCGCATCCTGTTCGTGGAGGTGGACGCGCTTCTGCTAATGATGGGATACGTTGGGGGGATGTGGTACTTGTACGCGCGCGGCATCGGGTAG
- a CDS encoding cellulase family glycosylhydrolase translates to MRRRPKRRVAWFIVLGALIALAVVGTFLCRDALRAGMYGVTGEEDLREQIKGTVAWALIQLTRPPLQTSPMTPIAHAGVNPYGVNVFLEQEVEPAKVEQAIRMIRDAGFHWIRQEFPWEDIEIHGRGDFTDRRNEPPRSAWEKYDRIVDLAERYGLEIIARLDNPPAWSRADGDARGTLAPPDDLNDFGNFVEAVVRRYKGRIRYYQIWNEPNIYPEWGEQPVSPEGYVALLKVAYTRAKAADPDCVILCAGLAQTLEPGGRNMNDLVFLQRMYDAGVRGYFDIMSVMAYGLWTGPTDRRATPDRTNFARPQLIREIMVRNADADKPIWATEVGWNAVPPDFPKPAIYGRVTPEQQARYAVEAYRRAQAEWPWMGVMNYWFFKRATDTETGEVFYYFRMVEPDFTPMPVYEAMRQLTAEVPTVYTGWHQEDHWALSYVGRWVDVADSRAVLGGYRRSQGEGQVHFRFAGTDLDLVLVRGPEGGAMEVFVDGRAAATLNLRADAAMPGVVVPVAHGLRAGLHDVAVYATDGAALDGLIVRNRPGAFAARKALGLLALAAGALGLLAVPFQARRRA, encoded by the coding sequence TTGCGGAGACGCCCCAAACGGCGAGTCGCCTGGTTCATCGTGCTCGGCGCGCTCATCGCACTTGCGGTCGTTGGGACATTCCTGTGCCGCGACGCGCTGCGCGCGGGCATGTACGGCGTTACCGGCGAAGAGGACCTGCGCGAGCAGATCAAGGGCACGGTCGCCTGGGCGCTCATCCAACTCACCCGTCCCCCTCTCCAGACCTCGCCCATGACCCCTATCGCCCACGCGGGGGTGAACCCTTACGGCGTGAACGTCTTCCTGGAGCAGGAGGTGGAACCTGCCAAGGTGGAGCAGGCGATTCGCATGATTCGCGACGCGGGCTTCCACTGGATTCGGCAGGAGTTCCCGTGGGAGGACATTGAAATTCACGGGCGCGGCGATTTCACCGACCGCCGCAACGAGCCGCCCCGTTCGGCGTGGGAGAAGTACGACCGCATCGTGGACCTGGCGGAACGGTACGGGCTGGAGATCATCGCGCGGCTGGACAACCCGCCCGCCTGGTCCCGCGCCGACGGCGACGCGCGCGGCACGCTGGCCCCTCCCGACGACCTGAACGATTTCGGCAACTTCGTGGAAGCCGTGGTGCGCCGCTACAAGGGCCGCATCCGCTACTATCAGATTTGGAACGAGCCGAACATCTACCCCGAATGGGGCGAGCAGCCGGTCAGCCCCGAAGGCTACGTGGCGCTGCTGAAGGTGGCCTACACGCGCGCCAAGGCCGCCGACCCCGACTGCGTCATCCTGTGCGCGGGGCTGGCCCAGACGCTGGAGCCCGGCGGGCGGAACATGAACGACCTGGTCTTCTTGCAGCGCATGTATGACGCCGGCGTGCGGGGCTACTTTGACATCATGAGCGTCATGGCCTACGGCCTGTGGACCGGCCCGACGGACCGGCGCGCCACACCCGACCGCACCAACTTCGCGCGCCCTCAACTCATCCGCGAGATTATGGTGCGCAACGCCGACGCCGACAAGCCCATCTGGGCCACCGAGGTGGGCTGGAACGCCGTGCCGCCCGACTTCCCCAAGCCCGCCATCTATGGCCGCGTTACGCCCGAACAGCAGGCGCGCTACGCCGTGGAAGCCTATCGCCGTGCCCAAGCCGAATGGCCCTGGATGGGCGTCATGAACTACTGGTTCTTCAAGCGCGCCACCGACACCGAGACCGGCGAGGTCTTCTACTACTTCCGCATGGTGGAGCCCGATTTCACCCCCATGCCGGTGTACGAGGCCATGCGGCAACTCACCGCCGAGGTGCCGACGGTGTACACTGGCTGGCACCAGGAGGACCACTGGGCGCTCTCCTATGTCGGCCGGTGGGTGGACGTGGCCGACTCCCGCGCCGTCCTGGGCGGCTACCGCCGAAGCCAGGGGGAGGGCCAGGTGCATTTTCGGTTCGCGGGCACCGACCTGGATTTGGTGCTCGTGAGAGGGCCGGAGGGCGGCGCGATGGAGGTCTTCGTGGACGGCCGCGCCGCCGCGACGCTGAATCTCCGCGCGGATGCCGCCATGCCGGGAGTTGTTGTCCCTGTGGCGCACGGCCTGCGCGCGGGCCTGCACGATGTGGCCGTGTACGCGACCGACGGCGCGGCGCTGGACGGGCTCATCGTGCGGAATCGGCCGGGCGCGTTCGCCGCGCGCAAGGCGCTGGGGCTGCTGGCGCTGGCCGCAGGCGCGCTGGGGCTGCTGGCGGTGCCCTTCCAGGCCAGGAGGCGCGCATGA
- a CDS encoding 30S ribosomal protein S20 — MANTKSAIKRIRISRKRALRNRVYRSSARTYVKKARTAILEGDTPEQQMEALRQAIRALDVAAERGVLHKNNAARRKSRLMKLYNKAQQEAQA; from the coding sequence TTGGCGAACACGAAGTCTGCAATCAAGCGAATTCGCATCTCGCGCAAGCGCGCACTGCGCAACCGCGTGTATCGGTCCAGCGCCCGCACCTACGTGAAGAAGGCTCGGACAGCCATCCTGGAGGGGGACACCCCGGAACAGCAGATGGAGGCGCTGCGCCAGGCCATTCGCGCGCTGGATGTGGCTGCGGAGCGCGGCGTCCTGCACAAGAACAACGCTGCCCGTCGCAAGTCCAGGCTGATGAAACTGTACAACAAGGCCCAGCAGGAGGCGCAGGCCTAG
- a CDS encoding TlpA family protein disulfide reductase gives MRNRIVLVLVLAGIVCLIAGLWLLKGGASGGSDAPDIGKAALIPGTTQPTLQKGSPAPDFEISYPNGKKTRLSDLKGKPVLVNFWATWCPPCRAEVPEIQKAYERYKANGFVVVAVNVQESSKDVAGFMEKYGMTFTVAIDSSGAVGRLYRVSGIPASFFVDRAGIVREIFVGSLTAADLDRLYDLIK, from the coding sequence GTGCGGAATCGCATTGTACTGGTTCTGGTACTGGCCGGCATCGTTTGCCTGATTGCGGGGCTGTGGCTGCTCAAGGGCGGGGCGTCGGGGGGAAGCGATGCGCCGGACATCGGCAAGGCGGCGCTCATCCCAGGCACGACCCAGCCGACGCTGCAAAAAGGCTCGCCCGCGCCGGACTTTGAGATTTCGTACCCCAACGGCAAGAAGACCCGCCTGAGCGACCTGAAGGGCAAGCCCGTGCTGGTGAACTTCTGGGCCACGTGGTGCCCGCCGTGCCGCGCCGAGGTGCCGGAGATCCAGAAGGCCTACGAGCGGTACAAGGCGAATGGCTTCGTCGTCGTCGCCGTGAACGTCCAAGAGTCCAGCAAGGACGTGGCCGGATTTATGGAGAAGTACGGGATGACCTTCACCGTAGCCATTGACTCCTCGGGCGCGGTGGGCAGGCTCTATCGGGTCAGCGGCATCCCCGCCAGTTTCTTCGTGGACAGGGCGGGGATCGTGCGCGAGATTTTCGTGGGGTCGTTGACCGCCGCCGACCTGGATCGGCTATACGATCTCATCAAGTAG